A region from the Bradyrhizobium erythrophlei genome encodes:
- a CDS encoding HlyD family efflux transporter periplasmic adaptor subunit: MATQPALFRQEAIDFSHQRHSWGGVVSLQPVSSTILSWSLAGVVVLILCFLSVAQYARKETVTGYLTPTFGTAKIFVPQQGFINKLQVNEGQEVAEGDPLLTVVTSQITANGDDVNATVLAVLAQQRDVVERQIAAEERRTASEHDRLASTIKGAEGEVAQLEDQREIQNQRLKLSESFVSTGEKLTASGALPTIELRRREQAALEQKQNLVSLDQQITARRTQLTDTRHTLEQLPIVAAERIRVVRNDLSSIEQRVAEVNGRRAYVIKAPTSGRVSTLQATVGQIADPRHMQLEIIPLDATLQAELFFPTRAFGFVRPGQQVRILYDAFPYQKFGTYRGTVKNVSHTILTGNETTGPITLKEPAYRVSVALERPDIDAYGHKMPLQPDMLLKADVVLEQRSLMRWLLDPVFSARM; encoded by the coding sequence ATGGCGACCCAACCAGCTCTATTTCGCCAGGAAGCAATCGACTTTTCGCATCAGCGTCACAGCTGGGGCGGGGTTGTATCGCTGCAGCCAGTATCGAGCACGATCCTTAGCTGGTCTCTTGCGGGAGTCGTTGTCCTCATTTTGTGCTTTCTTTCAGTTGCTCAATACGCGCGCAAGGAAACCGTCACCGGTTATCTAACGCCGACCTTCGGCACGGCCAAAATTTTCGTGCCACAACAGGGTTTCATCAATAAGCTACAGGTGAACGAGGGTCAGGAGGTTGCGGAGGGCGACCCGCTCCTGACCGTAGTCACTTCCCAAATCACTGCCAATGGCGACGACGTCAATGCCACCGTGCTTGCAGTGCTGGCGCAGCAACGCGATGTGGTCGAGCGACAGATCGCTGCGGAGGAGCGCCGGACCGCCTCGGAACACGATCGCCTCGCTTCCACGATCAAAGGGGCTGAGGGGGAGGTTGCTCAGCTCGAGGACCAGCGAGAGATTCAGAACCAGCGGCTGAAGCTTTCCGAGAGTTTCGTATCAACGGGCGAAAAGCTAACGGCGAGCGGGGCGTTGCCAACCATCGAGCTGAGGCGCCGCGAGCAGGCCGCACTCGAGCAAAAGCAGAACTTGGTGTCGCTCGATCAGCAGATCACCGCGCGACGCACCCAATTGACCGACACCCGGCATACGCTCGAGCAACTTCCGATCGTCGCCGCAGAGAGGATTCGCGTAGTGCGCAATGATCTCTCCTCGATCGAACAGCGCGTCGCCGAAGTGAACGGGCGGCGGGCCTACGTTATCAAGGCGCCGACGAGTGGGCGCGTGTCCACACTGCAGGCGACTGTCGGCCAGATCGCTGATCCAAGGCATATGCAGCTCGAAATCATTCCGCTTGATGCGACCTTGCAGGCGGAGCTGTTCTTTCCGACGCGCGCGTTCGGATTCGTGCGCCCCGGCCAGCAGGTCAGGATACTTTACGATGCATTTCCCTATCAGAAATTCGGCACCTACCGCGGCACCGTGAAAAACGTCTCTCACACGATTCTGACGGGCAACGAAACTACCGGGCCGATCACCCTCAAGGAGCCGGCCTACCGCGTGAGTGTGGCTCTCGAGCGTCCCGACATCGATGCCTATGGGCATAAGATGCCGCTTCAACCGGACATGCTCCTTAAGGCCGACGTCGTTCTTGAGCAGCGCTCGCTGATGAGGTGGCTGCTTGATCCCGTGTTTAGCGCAAGGATGTAG
- a CDS encoding peptidase domain-containing ABC transporter codes for MQELLNFGGRRSLPLIRQTEAAECGLACLAMVASYHGHRTDMNSLRRRHPVSLKGVTLRDLMEIAARLGLAGRPLRIELDHLSQLRLPAILHWDMVHFVVLKAYKKNGIVVHDPAAGEKWFPITEVARHFTGVVLELSPTGEFCRTDERVRLPFSEFFSGMSGNTHVLVQILVLSVVTEILILAAPFYMQLTVDEVIARGDVDLMLVLGLGFALLLLIKVASTATRSFIILILQNTLSFQIGARLFHHLVRLPLSFFEKRHIGDILSRFGSIEPIRNMLAEGLITGLIDGLMSVLMLALMFTYSVQLGFVVLFAFALYAVLRLALFRMFRQRSETAIHSKADENSTFIETVRAVQSLKLLNRENERESQWLNRYAAYVNANVRLGRAKISFKAMNDTIFGLENVITIYLAARLALDNLITVGMIFAFVSYKLQFAERTALLIEKLVDLRILGLHLERLADIALTPLERGHDQDLSYMRPIRGAIELRNVCFRYAEAEPLILNNVNLCVAPGQFVTFMGPSGCGKTTLVKIMLGLLEPTAGEVLIDGLPLGQIGPRVYREQIGAVMQEDQLVSGSIADNICFFETTFDPQRMIECARIAGIHDDIMAMPMSYNSLIGDMGSSLSSGQKQRVLLTRALYRRPKILFLDEGTAHLDTEKEKEINATLRYLNMTRISVAHRPEITHGADMIIHLAPAAGPLQVGVTSRRPTAAPACDAGLTGFAAEGAKSAEAAEGYDDCSDDGRKGDYSTHAGRDDRSKDGKGDYSKHDGGWKDAKNGDCKPHKHDCLLPKENCAPKLSDDCGKGDTDRNPGEALAKIDFSRW; via the coding sequence ATGCAGGAGCTATTGAATTTCGGCGGGCGCAGATCCCTCCCGCTCATCAGGCAGACAGAAGCGGCGGAATGCGGGCTGGCATGCCTTGCGATGGTAGCGTCCTATCATGGCCATCGAACTGACATGAATAGCCTGCGGCGTCGGCACCCGGTGTCGCTGAAAGGTGTTACTCTCCGTGACCTCATGGAAATAGCAGCTCGCCTGGGGCTTGCAGGCCGGCCGCTGCGAATCGAGCTTGATCATCTCAGCCAATTGCGCCTCCCGGCTATCCTACACTGGGACATGGTTCATTTCGTTGTCCTGAAAGCATACAAGAAAAACGGGATCGTGGTGCACGATCCGGCCGCCGGCGAGAAATGGTTTCCGATCACCGAAGTAGCGAGACATTTCACCGGCGTCGTGCTCGAACTCTCACCCACCGGAGAGTTCTGCCGCACCGACGAGAGAGTGCGATTGCCCTTCTCCGAATTCTTTAGCGGAATGAGCGGAAACACTCACGTCCTAGTGCAAATATTAGTTCTGTCAGTGGTCACCGAGATTCTTATCCTCGCCGCCCCCTTCTACATGCAGCTCACGGTTGACGAGGTCATCGCCAGGGGGGACGTCGATCTCATGCTCGTACTCGGGCTTGGATTCGCGCTCCTCCTCCTGATCAAAGTCGCCTCGACTGCGACCCGCTCGTTCATCATTCTTATTCTGCAGAACACGTTGAGCTTTCAAATCGGCGCCCGGCTGTTTCATCATCTGGTGCGTTTGCCACTCTCTTTTTTCGAAAAGCGGCACATCGGCGACATCCTGTCGCGCTTCGGCTCGATCGAGCCCATCCGCAACATGCTTGCGGAGGGACTGATCACGGGCTTGATCGACGGTCTCATGTCGGTGTTGATGCTGGCGTTGATGTTCACCTACAGCGTCCAGCTCGGATTTGTCGTACTGTTCGCGTTCGCGCTGTACGCCGTTTTACGGCTCGCCCTGTTCAGGATGTTCCGACAACGGAGCGAAACGGCCATTCACAGTAAGGCAGACGAAAACTCCACCTTCATCGAAACTGTGCGGGCGGTGCAGAGCCTCAAGTTGCTCAATCGAGAGAACGAGCGGGAGAGCCAGTGGCTGAACCGTTATGCTGCGTACGTAAATGCCAACGTGCGGCTAGGTCGGGCGAAGATCAGCTTCAAAGCGATGAACGACACGATCTTCGGCTTGGAGAACGTCATCACAATCTACCTCGCCGCTCGCCTCGCACTAGACAACCTCATCACGGTTGGCATGATATTCGCGTTCGTCAGCTACAAGCTGCAGTTCGCCGAGCGGACAGCGCTGCTAATCGAGAAGCTGGTGGACCTGCGCATTCTCGGACTTCACCTGGAGCGCCTCGCCGATATTGCGCTCACCCCACTCGAGCGGGGGCACGACCAGGACCTGTCGTATATGCGACCGATCCGCGGCGCAATCGAACTGCGCAACGTGTGCTTCCGCTATGCGGAAGCAGAGCCTTTGATTCTTAATAACGTCAATCTGTGCGTTGCTCCGGGACAATTCGTGACGTTCATGGGACCCTCCGGCTGCGGCAAGACAACCCTTGTCAAGATTATGCTTGGGCTGCTCGAGCCTACGGCCGGGGAGGTTCTGATCGACGGGCTCCCGCTAGGCCAGATCGGGCCGCGCGTTTATCGCGAACAAATCGGCGCAGTGATGCAGGAGGATCAACTTGTGTCGGGATCTATTGCCGACAATATCTGCTTTTTTGAGACAACATTCGATCCGCAACGGATGATCGAGTGCGCGCGGATTGCCGGCATTCACGACGACATCATGGCAATGCCGATGAGCTACAACAGCTTGATCGGTGATATGGGAAGCTCGTTATCTAGCGGGCAGAAACAGCGAGTACTGCTTACGCGCGCGCTCTATCGCCGACCAAAGATCCTGTTTCTGGACGAGGGCACGGCCCATCTAGACACCGAGAAGGAAAAAGAAATCAATGCGACTCTCCGGTATCTCAATATGACTCGTATAAGTGTAGCACACCGCCCCGAAATCACCCACGGAGCGGATATGATCATCCATCTTGCCCCGGCGGCCGGGCCGTTGCAGGTCGGAGTTACAAGCCGCAGACCAACAGCGGCGCCTGCGTGCGATGCTGGTCTCACCGGGTTTGCCGCCGAAGGTGCGAAATCGGCCGAGGCCGCGGAGGGCTACGACGACTGCTCCGATGACGGCCGCAAAGGCGATTATTCGACGCATGCCGGGAGGGACGACCGCTCGAAGGACGGCAAGGGCGACTACTCCAAGCACGATGGTGGCTGGAAGGACGCCAAGAACGGCGACTGCAAGCCGCACAAGCACGACTGCCTGCTGCCGAAGGAGAATTGCGCCCCCAAGCTGTCCGACGACTGCGGCAAGGGCGACACCGATCGTAACCCGGGTGAAGCGCTGGCTAAGATCGACTTCTCACGATGGTGA
- a CDS encoding DUF1203 domain-containing protein: MTFRILGLPAEEFTHLFDLSDFDLAAQGGVRRTVDAKYPCRVSLTDSQPGEELLLINYEHHPVESPYRMRFAIFVREGDQTYDKVNEIPEQLRNRILAVRSFDTNAMMVDNRLVDGNEIEPALEEMLAPSNVDYLHIHFAAAGCYAAKVEKA, from the coding sequence ATGACCTTTCGTATCCTCGGGCTGCCAGCTGAAGAATTCACTCATCTTTTCGACCTGTCTGACTTCGATCTTGCGGCTCAAGGTGGAGTGCGCCGGACAGTCGACGCCAAATATCCTTGCCGAGTTAGCCTCACGGACTCGCAGCCAGGCGAAGAGCTTTTGCTGATCAATTACGAACATCATCCAGTCGAGTCGCCTTATCGGATGCGGTTTGCGATCTTTGTGCGTGAAGGCGATCAGACCTACGACAAGGTGAATGAGATTCCGGAACAGCTGCGCAACCGCATCCTTGCAGTGAGGTCTTTCGATACGAACGCTATGATGGTCGATAACCGATTAGTTGATGGGAACGAGATCGAACCGGCCTTGGAAGAGATGCTCGCGCCTTCAAACGTAGACTACCTGCATATTCACTTTGCGGCAGCTGGCTGTTATGCCGCGAAAGTGGAAAAAGCCTAG
- a CDS encoding sigma-70 family RNA polymerase sigma factor gives MPHQGAGFAKAEFHSRAAQGDTNLEAALNYESALLECASGSRSGVGKIYAREKDQLRAVARRIVHDTSRAEDVIHDAFAQILRNAKNFDPARGSARGWIYAIVRNTALKMQRNAKREFAIEDDTLNAICERERTVPNPASCIPDSMTLRTMLDQLEPKRRASLLLAIIDGHTHEEIAEYLRVPVGTIKAWIRRELVAMRRQLE, from the coding sequence ATGCCCCACCAAGGCGCCGGTTTCGCAAAGGCAGAGTTTCACTCCCGCGCAGCGCAGGGTGACACAAATCTCGAGGCGGCTCTCAACTACGAGTCAGCTCTGCTCGAGTGCGCCTCCGGATCGCGGTCGGGCGTCGGCAAGATCTACGCCCGGGAGAAGGACCAGTTACGCGCCGTAGCGCGCCGGATCGTCCACGACACGTCGCGTGCGGAGGACGTCATTCACGATGCATTCGCGCAGATCCTCCGAAATGCCAAAAACTTCGATCCTGCACGCGGATCCGCCCGGGGCTGGATCTACGCGATCGTCCGCAACACGGCACTCAAGATGCAGCGGAACGCCAAGCGGGAATTCGCGATCGAGGACGACACGCTGAACGCCATTTGCGAGCGGGAACGGACCGTCCCGAACCCCGCGTCCTGCATCCCGGACAGCATGACGCTACGGACCATGCTCGATCAACTCGAGCCAAAGCGCCGCGCGAGCCTGCTTCTGGCGATTATCGACGGACACACGCACGAGGAAATCGCTGAATACCTCCGGGTTCCGGTCGGAACCATCAAGGCGTGGATCCGGAGAGAGCTCGTGGCCATGCGCCGGCAGCTGGAATGA
- a CDS encoding NYN domain-containing protein, translated as MPSSSNKIALFIDGANLHATAKTLGFDIDYKLLLKEFQSRGTLLRAFYYTAIIEDQEYSSIRPLIDWLDYNGYTVVTKATKEFIDASGRRKVKGNMDIELAVDAMELAQHIDQMVLFSGDGDFRSLVEAMQRRGVRVTVVSTISSQPPMIADELRRQADVFTDLMEFKSTIGRDPSERPAPREPRYHTPQFLQRATTTAPRDDDDDFDD; from the coding sequence ATGCCATCTTCCTCAAACAAGATTGCGCTGTTCATCGATGGCGCCAACCTTCATGCGACGGCCAAGACGCTCGGTTTCGATATCGACTACAAGCTCCTGCTCAAGGAATTCCAAAGTCGCGGAACTCTATTGCGCGCGTTCTACTACACCGCAATCATTGAAGATCAGGAATACTCGTCGATCCGCCCGTTGATCGACTGGCTGGACTACAACGGCTACACCGTCGTCACCAAGGCGACCAAGGAATTCATCGATGCCAGCGGCCGTCGCAAGGTGAAGGGCAATATGGACATCGAGCTTGCCGTCGATGCCATGGAACTCGCCCAACATATCGACCAGATGGTGCTGTTCTCCGGCGACGGCGACTTCCGCTCGCTGGTCGAAGCGATGCAGCGCCGCGGCGTCCGCGTCACCGTTGTCTCGACCATTTCCAGCCAGCCGCCAATGATTGCCGACGAGCTACGGCGCCAGGCCGATGTCTTCACTGACCTCATGGAATTTAAGTCCACGATCGGCCGCGATCCGTCCGAGCGCCCAGCTCCGCGCGAACCGCGCTATCACACCCCACAATTCCTGCAGCGCGCGACCACGACGGCACCGAGGGACGATGACGACGATTTCGACGATTGA